A window of the Diceros bicornis minor isolate mBicDic1 chromosome 30, mDicBic1.mat.cur, whole genome shotgun sequence genome harbors these coding sequences:
- the C30H19orf53 gene encoding leydig cell tumor 10 kDa protein homolog → MAQGQRKFQAQKPAKSKAAAAASERNRGPRKGGRVIAPKKARIVQQRKLKKDLEVGIRKKIEHDVVMKASSSLPKKLALLKAPAGKKEAASATRTPA, encoded by the exons ATGGCGCAGGGGCAGCGCAAGTTCCAGGCGCAGAAGCCGGCGAAGAGCAAGGCTGCGGCGGCGGCCTCCGAGCGGAACCGGGGCCCGAGGAAGGGCG GTCGTGTTATTGCTCCTAAGAAGGCGCGCATCGTGCAGCAGCGGAAGCTCAAGAAG GACCTGGAGGTCGGGATCCGGAAGAAGATCGAGCACGACGTGGTGATGAAAGCCAGCAGCAGCCTGCCCAAGAAGCTGGCACTGCTGAAGGCGCCCGCCGGGAAGAAGGAGGCAGCCTCCGCCACCAGGACGCCTGCCTGA